DNA from Acidobacteriota bacterium:
TTAGGGATTGAGAGGGCAAAATTCGGGACGCTGCTCACGCACCTTATAAAGTCGGGCATTATTCCAGAATATTACCAAGATTTTTTAATTCATTTTGAAAAGCTCGCCTTGGGCGCTGTCAAGGAACGAAATCAACCAGCTCGGGCGCACGGCCAGGGGGCCGAGCCTACTAGCGTGGACCGCAGCCTTGCGGAATTCGCAGTGCATCTCGCTGGCGTAATTAATCTTTTCATCATTAAGCGCTGGATCGAATCTCGTCCAAAACAAGATGAACCTCCGGCAGACAACGATATTCCCTTTTAGAAATGAGGCGACTGGGTCCGGGCCGGTGGCCGCAGCGCGACTAACTTCTGCCCGTAACGGAACATGGGAGGTCCGAAACGACTTTTCTTTAAGAGGAGAGAATGCCAATGACCGCCACTCGGATCTGTAAACTCGCCTACGGTGATGAGATTATTGACGGAAATGCTGTCTGTACGATTTACGAGATTCAGAAGGCCTCGCTTCTGGGGGGAGCAAGGGGAGGATCCGGCCGTCTACAATTGCTCAATGCTCTACCATTCCTCTTCACGGAAATCGTGGGAAAGCAGTTCTACTTAATCTTCGATCCCGCAGCCATCATCGAGGATTTTGGGCGAGTTGAGAAGATGCCCATCTTTTTTGAGGAGGTTCATAGCACGTCATTGCTATCCCTGGATTTTAGAATTGGCAACATACGGGAGTGAGGCGCCTGGGCCCGGGCCGGCGGCCGCGGGCCCCCAGATGATAAGGACGCTCCACGATGGGAAGCGGAATCGCGCCTCATAAGAGGAGACGCATGGCAGAGGCGGATTTTCTCAGAGGAGAAACTGACATATGAAAAGGGATTTGTTCTGGAAGTTTATCGTAAGTGTCCTCGTTGTATGGCTATTCCTCTTCCTGTGGATGAGCCAATGGCATTATGGCGGGGAGGGACTGATCAAAACCAGCCGGATAACCGGGAGGACCTACAACTGGCGGGGGGGCGAGTGGAAGCTTTTTATGAACTGATGAATCCAACACCCTTTCCTTCAACGATAAGGACGGCCGGCTGACTAAATAGTAAGAAAGGGAGGCGCACTATGTCAGGAAGAACCAAGTATCACATCACTCACCAGGATGACCACTGGAACGTCAAACGAGAAGGCGCTGATCGTCCGGCCAGAACTTTCGACAACAAGGATGATGCCGTCGACTTCGGCCGGGACATCGCTGGGAAGCAGGATAAAGGCCAACTGATCATCCACCGGAAGGACGGAGTTATCCAGACAGAACACACGTACGGGGACGATCCGTACCCGCCGAAGGGGTAGTTGAGGCGCCAGGGCCAGGGCCGAAGCCCAGGGCCTTGTTTCAGATAGCCGCTCCTCGACGGGAAGCGAATTTTGCGCCTCATTGATAAAGACGGGCGGTCCCGCCATTTTTTCTCAAAGGAGGGCAGCATGGCCAAAGGCACTCTCGTCTTCGTCAAGGTCTTTCAGAACTCCCAGGATCTCGGGACGGACGACGACCACCTCGTCTCCCGTGTGTTCTACGACCTCGAAACCCCTACGGGGACTCTCGCCGGACTCTTCTCCGACGTCAAGCTGACGCCGGGGGCGGATTTCAGCCAAGACCCGCTCGAGGTTTCCTACCCGGAGGAGCTCAACGGCATCCTCGGCTATGGGATTCTCAGGCCCTTGGTCGAGCGGTACTACCGAGCCAACATCGGGGAGACCGGCAGCGGGATCCGGATCGGCCCGGGGTGTAAGGGCATCGTCATGAGGGACAATACCTGTATCATGAGGATGGCCTTCCCGGTCGAGCTCACGAGCACCGGAAAAGTCGGGTGGTAAGATGAAGCGCGTATTTAGCGGACTTAACGTAGCCCTCATGCTCGGCCTAATCGGCGTAGCAACGTGGAGGCAGGGCAATCTCCTTTCGGGAATCGGATACGCCCTCGGCGTCTTCGCCGTCGCCGGGATCCTCTTCGGCGTTCTGCTGCTCAGCCTCTACCGCTTCGTTAGGAACATCCTCAACCCGGACAATAAGTTCTCGCCCGAGATCAAGGACCGGATCTCCGCGGGCCTGGTCGGAGGGATCCTGGCCGTTCTGATTAGGTGAGGGGGCATGGCAGCCGAAAGTCTATCCGGCCGCATCCTCCGGCACATCCGCGTCCAGATGGCTATCAAGAACTGGAAGCAAATCGACCTCGCGGCCCGGATGGGGAAAAAAGGGGCCTGGGTAAGCAAGATCATGGCCGGCCGGATTAAGCTCAGGGTCGATGACGTATCCGAGTTCGCTCGGGCCCTCGAGGTAAGCGAGGACACATTACTCAGGGGGGAAGGGAAGAGGGGATGAGAGAGAAAGAGGCTAGGAACCCGCAGGAGACTATTGATCTGATCGAACGCCTTGCTCACGAAAAGCGGTTCAACCCATCCTCATTCGCCAAGGCCCTGGGTTACACACGGCCGTGGGGCTATTCATTCATGAAGAACGAGATCGTCATCACTCTCTCCCTGCTGAAAAGGATCGCCAAGCTCCTCGAGGTCCCGGTGACGTCCCTTGTGGCCGAAGGCGAGGAATCCATGCCGGAGAAGAATAAGCAACTTCCGGGCCAGGGATTCAAGTCCGTCGACCTATTGCTCGGCGGGAAGAAGGTAGGGATGCTTCTTGTGCCGCCAGAACTCGAGGTCAATATCAGGGTCGGTTGTTGGCCTAAACAGAACGAAGGTGATGAGTGAAACCTGGGATGGGATTTAGGAGAAAGGGAATTGCGCTCCTCGATGGGAAGCGATTTCGCGCCTCATTATGAGAGACGTGGGTAAGCACTGTTTTTTCTCATTTTGGGAGGCCATATGGGAGATGCGGAGTTATCTGATCTGATCAGGGCGATAGCCTGCAGAGAGTTTATCGAGCCAGCCCGGGCCCGCTCTAGAAAGGAGGTGACTATCCGGGCCGGAGATCTTCATGAGAAGATGCGCCTTGTCGGCCGCATGCCGGCCGTCTGTGGAGCCCTGGGGACTTTGAAATTTCAGAGAGAAAATGGGATTAAGCTGATAAGTAGAGAAGGGCCGTCTAACGGGCCCAATGCTATATTCAAATTCCTGATTGAATATGCCTCAGATGACGATATAATGAGCTAAGCTGAGTGTTTCGGTCCTCGGCGAAAGGAACGATGTGGCGAGAATGTCTCCAGACGAAACAGTAACGGACAAACTCAGTTCAGTTGCAGGGATTACAAAAATTTCGGTAATCGTTCCCAAGAATCCCTTTGCACCACCAAACCTGCAAGGCAAATCCCAATGCTTATGTGCTCTGGACGTCATCGATCTGATGCGGTGGTGGCCCGGAGAACCGCACTCACCTCACCGTAAAGCCGATAAGGTCAGGGCTATCCAGAGATCGCTAGATTGGAAGCGTGTTGCAGAGATAGCTGCATATTTGCTGCAACAGGAAATCACCGACGCTCAAAATCGAATCAACAAGTATTTCAAGAAGATTTATCAGCCGAAGGAAAATGAACCGGGAAGACAATGGCCTCCGAGAATTAGTTCAGTGATTGGATATCAGCGCAGTTCCTTTCCTACTTTCTCAAATGTATTGCTTCACGTCACCGGGGCCAAGATAGACAGCAATCCTAACGAACCAAAAGCCGCAAATCTGGTCTTCAATGAGAAGGACAAGAACCTGAACTTCACCGTAATAGATGGTCAGCATCGCATTAATGGCGCTTATTTTGCAGTAAACATAAGACGAGAAATGGATCCCGCCGCTAGTTGGGAGATTCCCGCAGAGGTGTTTTTGGACTTAGATCCTCCAGGAAGCGCCCCACGTATTCAAGCGCAGATTTTCATTGACGTGAATTTCTATCAGAAGAAGGTCGACCGCTCGCTTGTGGCAGATCTATTCCCGACAGCCCGGATACCGCTTGAAGGCGAAAGGAAAGACGATGATTTGTTTCGGATAGAGCGCGCGCAAGACATCGGCCGCAGACTAATGCTCGAGACCGGCCCACTCGTCGGAATGATTCAAATCCCTGGCATTCGTTATGGAGTTAAGGATGTAATTACGCTGGCCACGCTGAATAGCGCCATTCGGGATGTCCTCCCGGAGCTAGATGCACAGGGAATTCATAGCTTGGACGGCCAGACCGAATTTCTTGCACAGTGCCTCACCGCGTGGCTTGAGGCGTCAGGAAGATTCGAAAGCAAGCAGGGAGCATGTGGCACCGAGCTCACTCCGGAAAATGTGGCATATCAAGGCCGCATATTGGTGTCGGTGCTTGCCTTAGTTCCCGCAATGATCTGGAGACTCAAGAAGGCAAGCGTTCCGCACTTGGTCTCCGATAGCGCTCTGGACGTCCTGATAAAGTGGCTAAGAAATGTCACCAAGCGCGCGGGCCTAATCGAAGATGGCATGTTTATAGGGAAGAAGAAGTTCAAGGCCCGTGGTTATTATGGAAGTGGAGGCATAGGGCGCTTTCGGAATACCCTGTGGGCGGCCGTCGAAGGAACACACAGGATTACGGCTGTTACCAAGTCTGAACGGATCGCCAAAATTGCCGAGAAGAACCGAGCACTCATAATGTCCGAACTTCACACGCAGCCGACTGATGCCACCA
Protein-coding regions in this window:
- a CDS encoding DUF2188 domain-containing protein, coding for MSGRTKYHITHQDDHWNVKREGADRPARTFDNKDDAVDFGRDIAGKQDKGQLIIHRKDGVIQTEHTYGDDPYPPKG
- a CDS encoding helix-turn-helix transcriptional regulator, coding for MAAESLSGRILRHIRVQMAIKNWKQIDLAARMGKKGAWVSKIMAGRIKLRVDDVSEFARALEVSEDTLLRGEGKRG
- a CDS encoding DNA sulfur modification protein DndB, which codes for MSPDETVTDKLSSVAGITKISVIVPKNPFAPPNLQGKSQCLCALDVIDLMRWWPGEPHSPHRKADKVRAIQRSLDWKRVAEIAAYLLQQEITDAQNRINKYFKKIYQPKENEPGRQWPPRISSVIGYQRSSFPTFSNVLLHVTGAKIDSNPNEPKAANLVFNEKDKNLNFTVIDGQHRINGAYFAVNIRREMDPAASWEIPAEVFLDLDPPGSAPRIQAQIFIDVNFYQKKVDRSLVADLFPTARIPLEGERKDDDLFRIERAQDIGRRLMLETGPLVGMIQIPGIRYGVKDVITLATLNSAIRDVLPELDAQGIHSLDGQTEFLAQCLTAWLEASGRFESKQGACGTELTPENVAYQGRILVSVLALVPAMIWRLKKASVPHLVSDSALDVLIKWLRNVTKRAGLIEDGMFIGKKKFKARGYYGSGGIGRFRNTLWAAVEGTHRITAVTKSERIAKIAEKNRALIMSELHTQPTDATK